From a single Carassius auratus strain Wakin chromosome 38, ASM336829v1, whole genome shotgun sequence genomic region:
- the LOC113056935 gene encoding prominin-1-A-like, whose product MENVFKEVGYAQDVLNYNISKIVQTESRAFVDCQIKIFQTFLYWANQTITEKVGRCGPAAAAVDRSEELVCKHLVESLNAFWLSLGWCMMFLIPSIIFSVKLAKYYRRMKYSDAYENNNFMMNPFPKAHLKPELLGNGKQPHFT is encoded by the exons ATGGAAAATGTTTTCAAAGAAGTTGGCTATGCTCAGGACGTCCTGAACTACAACATATCAAAAATAGTGCAAACT GAAAGCAGGGCATTCGTAGACTGTCAGATAAAAATCTTTCAGACATTTCTTTACTGGGCAAATCAAACG ATCACAGAGAAGGTGGGTCGTTGTGGGCCTGCAGCTGCAGCAGTAGACAGATCAGAGGAGCTCGTCTGTAAACACTTGGTAGAATCTTTG AATGCCTTTTGGTTGAGTTTGGGCTGGTGTATGATGTTCCTGATCCCCAGCATCATTTTCTCAGTTAAACTGGCCAAGTACTACCGCAGGATGAAGTATTCAGATGCTTATGA GAACAATAACTTCATGATGAATCCTTTCCCAAAGGCCCACCTCAAACCTGAATTATTGGGAAATGGCAAACAACCACATTTTACATaa
- the LOC113056925 gene encoding prominin-1-A-like, whose amino-acid sequence MNMRSRMKGVFCCGILPLFLWTFVSGQASCPIEINRTELQTSYEKPTKLTFNSAFMSPIVHSFLGSVQPKAFPTDLLIRMIKDNNYSMERVKEVLLYEIGFLVCVAIGILYIVLMPLIGLIFACCRCCGNCGGRMEQKQSSNIHCKRRSFYLATFIITVLILAGNVCMFLSSTITSETVMRSPTELTEVLENVKNYLDTIPKQIDQIKNESYATVDEVKSNVNETGPLLGKLIQNGLKGPLDPAFNSITEIAHVINSTSNELLKLNKTLELLKPKLDVLKANLSAVRQRIDNTLHMPDCVNCTSQLPELNKLSLEGSLDFPDQDDLRSSVDKAINADVIGQANKGRDFFDSIPAKVKNESRLSVQVALLQLERIKTKISGVTKDLHLDALNNISALLTDVRTLINDNSPYIERSSQISRAVGLVLSCVILLVVICNFLGLLLGVAGLNPKDNPSERSGTSNCGGIFFMAGVGFSFLVSWIFMLVVLILFIVGGNTYTLICKPWQTKELIQLIDTPGLIPGLNLSTVLNLKTNLNIINVYSDCQKNMPLWTTFHLNEIFDLNSKLDVSQYTNEIDQTFNGLQINIANITILSPEVKSQLNNFSSRTSSMNFSNIIHQINDLSGNDLSSVAESLDVLAGKQSNQAKKDELHGEARDLRDIQTDVMSNIMPLLKELNSTVKNLSEEASQITAAMENVFKEVGYAQDVLNYNISKIVQTESRAFVDCQIKIFQTFLYWANQTITEKVGRCGPAAAAVDRSEELVCKHLVESLNAFWLSLGWCMMFLIPSIIFSVKLAKYYRRMKYSDAYENNNFMMNPFPKAHLKPELLGNGKQPHFT is encoded by the exons ATGAACATGAGGTCCAGAATGAAAGGAGTTTTTTGTTGTGGCATTTTGCCGCTGTTTCTCTGGACATTTGTAAGCGGACAAGCGTCCTGTCCTATCGAGATCAACAGAACAGAGCTACAAACTTCATATGAAAAACCAACCAAGCTGACCTTCAACAGTGCCTTTATGTCTCCAATTGTACATTCATTCCTGGGATCTGTCCAGCCCAAAGCATTCCCTACAG ATCTGCTGATTAGAATGATAAAAGATAACAACTACAGCATGGAGAGGGTTAAAGAG GTTTTGCTATATGAGATAGGTTTCCTGGTCTGCGTGGCCATTGGGATCCTCTACATTGTCCTGATGCCTCTAATTGGCCTAATCTTTGCCTGCTGTCGTTGCTGTGGTAACTGCGGGGGCCGCATGGAGCAGAAGCAATCATCGAACATCCACTGCAAGCGAAGAAGCTTTTACTTGGCCACTTTTATCATCACTGTACTAATTCT GGCAGGGAATGTTTGCATGTTCCTGAGCAGTACAATCACTTCAGAGACTGTTATGCGCAGCCCCACAGAACTCACTGAAGTCTTGGAGAATGTCAAAAACTATCTTGACACTATTCCTAAG CAAATCGATCAAATTAAGAATGAGAGCTATGCGACTGTGGATGAGGTCAAAAGCAATGTCAATG AAACAGGGCCTTTGCTTGGTAAATTAATCCAAAATGGTCTTAAAGGTCCCCTCGACCCAGCGTTCAATTCCATTACTGAAATAGCCCACG TGATAAACAGCACCAGCAATGAACTGCTGAAGCTTAATAAAACCTTGGAGCTGTTGAAACCAAAGCTGGATGTGCTGAAAGCTAATTTATCTGCTGTGAGACAGCGGATTGACAACACTTTGCATATGCCAGACTGTGTAAACTGCACTTCCCAGCTACCAGAACTGAACAAACTATCACTGGAAGGAAGCCTTGAC TTTCCTGATCAAGACGACCTGAGATCTTCTGTAGACAAGGCTATAAATGCTGATGTCATTGGACAGGCAAATAAG GGGAGAGACTTTTTTGACAGCATTCCAGCAAAGGTGAAAAATGAGTCCAGACTAAGTGTGCAGG TGGCTCTATTGCAGCTTGAAAGAATAAAAACCAAGATCTCAGGTGTGACCAAAGACCTTCATCTTGATGCTTTGAACAATATCTCAGCATTACTAACGGACGTGCGGACATTGATCAACGATAATTCCCCTTATATAGAGAGATCAAGTCAAATCAG tCGGGCTGTTGGATTGGTCCTGAGCTGTGTGATTTTGCTGGTGGTGATCTGTAACTTTCTGGGTCTGCTGCTGGGTGTAGCTGGACTAAATCCTAAAGACAATCCCTCTGAACGTTCTGGCACATCTAACTGTGGAGGAATATTTTTCATGGC AGGAGTAGGTTTCAGCTTCCTGGTCTCCTGGATCTTCATGTTAGTAGTGTTGATACTTTTCATAGTGGGAGGAAATACCTATACCCTGATCTGTAAACCATGGCAAACCAAGGAACTCATCCAG CTTATTGACACTCCAGGGCTGATTCCAGGTCTGAACCTGTCCACGGTCCTGAATTTGAAAACAAACctgaatattataaatgtgtacaG TGACTGTCAGAAGAATATGCCGTTGTGGACCACATTTCATCTGAATGAGATCTTCGATCTAAATAGTAAATTAGATGTTTCACAG TACACTAATGAAATTGATCAGACCTTTAATGGGTTACAAATCAACATAGCAAACATCACCATCCTCAGTCCAGAGGTAAAGTCCCAGCTAAACAACTTCTCCAGCAGGACCAGCAGTATGAACTTCAGCAACATTATACATCAG attaatgACTTGTCAGGGAATGATCTGAGCTCAGTAGCAGAAAGTCTGGATGTCTTGGCTGGCAAACAG AGTAACCAAGCTAAAAAAGATGAACTGCATGGGGAAGCAAGAGATCTGCGTGACATCCAGACTGACGTCATGTCTAACATTATGCCTTTGCTG AAGGAGCTGAACAGCACTGTTAAGAATCTCAGTGAAGAAGCATCACAAATCACT GCAGCTATGGAAAATGTTTTCAAAGAAGTTGGCTATGCTCAGGACGTCCTGAACTACAACATATCAAAAATAGTGCAAACT GAAAGCAGGGCATTCGTAGACTGTCAGATAAAAATCTTTCAGACATTTCTTTACTGGGCAAATCAAACG ATCACAGAGAAGGTGGGTCGTTGTGGGCCTGCAGCTGCAGCAGTAGACAGATCAGAGGAGCTCGTCTGTAAACACTTGGTAGAATCTTTG AATGCCTTTTGGTTGAGTTTGGGCTGGTGTATGATGTTCCTGATCCCCAGCATCATTTTCTCAGTTAAACTGGCCAAGTACTACCGCAGGATGAAGTATTCAGATGCTTATGA GAACAATAACTTCATGATGAATCCTTTCCCAAAGGCCCACCTCAAACCTGAATTATTGGGAAATGGCAAACAACCACATTTTACATaa